A section of the Agarivorans litoreus genome encodes:
- the priC gene encoding primosomal replication protein PriC: MVELELEKLAQKLRQLKEQAEHRDLQGERSAYAKTAVLDERFSCRSDLFSDYVGELEQDLQQISRLGQKTKDVDLLKLYCDRFVGKFAMLQSKISQVSRKQKQYSAPQQQRIQSWQNRLNKVMNSGDQNQLREKLKQQKQFEFQLEQKIAEKNQVLNRSNLKTDTARLSTELLNLKSRLGECQKTTWKLEQKINQLESRFKE; this comes from the coding sequence ATGGTTGAGTTAGAACTGGAAAAGTTGGCGCAAAAGCTGCGTCAACTAAAGGAGCAAGCCGAACATCGAGATTTACAGGGTGAACGTAGTGCCTATGCCAAAACCGCAGTACTGGATGAGCGATTTAGCTGTCGTAGTGATCTGTTTAGTGACTATGTTGGCGAGCTTGAACAAGACCTTCAGCAAATAAGTCGTTTAGGTCAAAAAACCAAAGATGTAGACTTGTTAAAACTTTATTGCGACCGCTTCGTCGGTAAATTTGCGATGCTACAAAGTAAAATAAGCCAAGTATCCCGAAAGCAAAAGCAATACTCTGCCCCTCAACAACAAAGGATCCAGAGTTGGCAAAACCGCTTAAATAAAGTTATGAACTCTGGCGATCAAAATCAACTGCGCGAAAAGCTCAAGCAACAAAAACAATTTGAATTCCAACTTGAGCAAAAAATAGCAGAAAAAAACCAAGTACTTAATCGTAGTAATCTAAAGACAGATACTGCTAGACTAAGCACGGAACTCCTCAACCTAAAAAGTCGTTTGGGCGAGTGTCAAAAAACCACGTGGAAGCTGGAACAAAAAATTAATCAGTTAGAATCACGCTTTAAGGAGTAA
- a CDS encoding TSUP family transporter, translating into MLELGLDPSVLILIVGIGLTAGFIDAIAGGGGLLTIPALLSIGLPPHIALGTNKLAASFGSSTAAWTFYRKQLFNPVFWLWSFVATAIGAFAGTFIVDFISTEWLEKLLPLVIMATAVYTILNRKQADGQAVLPKADKKLTKQMVGQGLSLGFYDGVAGPGTGAFWTVSSMALYKMNILLSSGLAKAMNFTSNFVSFITFVYLGHVNWAIGLTMGVSIMLGAVVGAHSAIHFGAKFIRPVFITVVMVIAGKLAWQAWLS; encoded by the coding sequence ATGTTAGAACTGGGACTCGACCCATCTGTTTTGATCCTTATCGTAGGCATAGGCCTAACAGCCGGTTTTATTGATGCAATTGCAGGGGGCGGAGGCCTATTGACCATTCCCGCCTTGCTGAGCATTGGCTTGCCCCCCCACATTGCTTTAGGCACCAACAAGCTTGCTGCTAGTTTTGGTTCAAGCACCGCTGCATGGACATTTTATCGTAAACAACTATTTAATCCGGTGTTTTGGCTTTGGAGCTTTGTTGCTACCGCAATTGGCGCTTTTGCCGGTACCTTTATCGTAGACTTTATAAGCACCGAATGGTTAGAAAAGCTATTACCTCTAGTGATTATGGCAACCGCGGTTTATACCATCCTTAATCGTAAACAAGCCGACGGCCAAGCTGTGCTTCCCAAAGCAGACAAAAAACTCACTAAACAAATGGTTGGGCAAGGTTTAAGCCTAGGCTTTTATGATGGCGTCGCAGGACCTGGCACTGGAGCATTCTGGACCGTGTCATCCATGGCCTTATATAAGATGAACATTTTATTGTCTTCAGGCTTAGCAAAAGCGATGAACTTCACCAGTAACTTTGTTTCGTTTATTACCTTTGTATATTTAGGCCACGTAAATTGGGCAATTGGCTTAACCATGGGTGTGAGTATTATGCTGGGTGCAGTAGTTGGCGCGCATTCAGCCATTCACTTTGGTGCGAAGTTCATTCGTCCGGTGTTTATTACTGTGGTAATGGTTATTGCCGGTAAACTGGCGTGGCAAGCATGGTTGAGTTAG
- a CDS encoding YccT family protein, protein MRFFGKTVTLTFACIASFNAFAASFSTPSHFEIMYVDKQSSGVFSLSKTDTKLDAGPHQVVVRYADNVGSNSNSEIIKSTPIVINLNVKDGQEIVLQAQQPRNISKAKKFAEKPKFSLSDKKGGSVDSSYYLLPLKPGMQFSRDYLEEIAAIEAKQGSNTPAVAAATSTAVVAKAQTPAATTSTNGSSNTNAAIATTAVATTAVVASNNNPVATSAEVALPASNVAVPASDNTELQMLQFWYQRADAATRKQFQIWVIQQQ, encoded by the coding sequence ATGCGATTCTTTGGGAAGACTGTAACTTTAACATTTGCTTGTATTGCAAGCTTCAATGCCTTTGCTGCAAGTTTCTCTACACCTAGTCACTTCGAGATTATGTATGTAGATAAACAGTCTAGTGGTGTATTCAGCCTAAGTAAAACAGACACTAAATTAGATGCAGGTCCTCACCAAGTTGTGGTTCGCTACGCAGACAACGTGGGCTCAAATAGCAATTCAGAGATAATCAAGTCTACGCCTATCGTGATTAATTTGAATGTAAAAGATGGTCAAGAGATTGTTTTACAAGCCCAACAACCTCGCAATATTAGTAAAGCGAAAAAGTTTGCCGAGAAACCAAAGTTTAGCTTGAGTGATAAAAAAGGTGGCTCTGTTGATTCGAGCTACTACCTCCTACCTTTAAAACCGGGCATGCAGTTTTCGCGTGACTACTTAGAAGAAATAGCAGCCATTGAAGCCAAACAAGGCTCAAACACACCCGCTGTTGCTGCAGCCACAAGCACGGCGGTGGTAGCAAAAGCACAAACACCTGCTGCAACGACTAGTACAAACGGTAGCAGCAATACCAATGCTGCAATCGCTACCACAGCTGTAGCAACAACGGCTGTCGTTGCTTCTAATAACAACCCAGTTGCCACAAGCGCCGAAGTAGCGTTACCTGCGAGTAATGTAGCAGTACCTGCGAGTGATAATACTGAGTTACAAATGCTGCAGTTTTGGTATCAACGTGCCGATGCAGCCACTCGTAAACAGTTTCAAATTTGGGTAATCCAACAACAGTAA
- the apt gene encoding adenine phosphoribosyltransferase, giving the protein MSSASLEYIKNAIKTIPNYPKEGILFRDVTSLIEDPKAFALVIQEWQQRFENLGITKVVGTEARGFIFGAPLALALGVGFVPVRKPGKLPREVIGESYELEYGMDTLEIHTDAIKPGDKVLLVDDLIATGGTAEASVKLIRQLGGEINYAAFVINLVDLPGAQKLTTLGVESTYLVEFEGE; this is encoded by the coding sequence ATGAGCAGCGCTAGTCTTGAGTATATAAAGAACGCAATTAAAACAATTCCTAACTACCCAAAAGAAGGGATATTGTTTAGAGACGTCACCAGCCTAATTGAAGATCCCAAAGCTTTTGCCTTGGTCATTCAAGAATGGCAACAGCGTTTCGAAAACCTTGGTATTACCAAGGTCGTTGGTACCGAAGCAAGAGGATTTATCTTTGGTGCACCTTTGGCCCTAGCATTAGGTGTAGGTTTTGTACCGGTGCGTAAACCCGGCAAGTTACCTCGAGAAGTGATTGGCGAAAGTTACGAACTTGAATACGGTATGGATACCTTGGAGATCCATACTGATGCAATTAAGCCGGGCGACAAGGTGCTGCTGGTAGATGATTTAATCGCTACCGGTGGAACAGCTGAAGCGTCAGTTAAGCTAATTCGCCAACTCGGCGGCGAAATCAACTATGCGGCCTTTGTTATTAATTTGGTAGACTTACCTGGCGCACAGAAATTAACAACACTCGGAGTAGAATCAACGTATTTAGTTGAGTTCGAAGGCGAATAG
- a CDS encoding nucleoside-specific channel-forming Tsx family protein has translation MKNLGLVSALLIAASSLSANAAEVKEDVHAGDYKWLQFNLMHTIDQKPHNIDEGYKDTYLEMEFGGRSGYFDFYGYVDVFDITNSSSSTKHETGGMFMKFAPRLSLDAVTGKDLSFGPVQEIYIANLNNFGEEQQEHFLGLGSDVNVPWLGKMGMNLYARYSAKNFGNDDEGSWNGYQFSTNWFKPVYFFENDSFISYQGYWDHMFGANGYSDQSNRTTSGGQTFHGIYWHSDRFAVGYGLKYFYDTYGMRDNAELYPGGPIQETTGFGHYFSVTYKI, from the coding sequence ATGAAAAATCTTGGATTAGTTAGCGCTCTGCTAATTGCAGCGTCATCTTTGTCGGCAAATGCTGCCGAAGTAAAAGAAGACGTACATGCAGGCGATTATAAATGGCTGCAATTCAACTTGATGCACACCATTGATCAAAAGCCGCATAATATCGATGAAGGCTACAAAGATACCTATTTAGAAATGGAATTTGGCGGTCGCTCTGGCTACTTCGATTTCTACGGTTACGTCGATGTTTTCGACATAACTAACAGCAGCAGCAGCACTAAACATGAAACCGGTGGTATGTTCATGAAATTTGCTCCGCGCCTTTCGTTAGATGCAGTAACCGGCAAAGATTTATCATTTGGTCCAGTTCAAGAAATTTACATAGCTAACTTAAACAACTTTGGCGAAGAACAGCAAGAGCATTTCCTAGGATTAGGCTCTGACGTTAATGTACCTTGGTTGGGTAAAATGGGCATGAACCTTTATGCTCGTTATAGCGCTAAAAACTTTGGTAACGACGATGAAGGTTCGTGGAATGGCTACCAATTCTCAACTAACTGGTTCAAACCTGTTTATTTTTTCGAGAATGACAGTTTCATTTCATACCAAGGTTATTGGGACCATATGTTTGGTGCGAATGGTTACTCAGACCAATCTAACCGCACAACCTCAGGTGGACAAACATTCCATGGTATTTACTGGCACTCAGATCGCTTCGCTGTAGGTTATGGATTGAAATACTTCTATGATACTTATGGTATGAGAGATAATGCGGAATTGTACCCAGGCGGTCCAATTCAAGAAACAACTGGTTTTGGCCACTATTTCTCTGTGACTTACAAAATCTAA
- the dinG gene encoding ATP-dependent DNA helicase DinG, translating to MLTEKHKQRIRHWYNTLQEQNLKFVKRAAQSALIAQIAKTIAGDINRKQRVLLAEAGTGTGKSLAYLLASIPLAKAMNKKVVVSTATVALQQQLIESDLPTVHRAAHGEFEFALAKGRQRYCCAHKLVAATSTDLGLTPKQLDLSKRMAIALQQGKWDGDRDSWPGQVPWQIWQHVVVDTLSCSIQSARHRSCPFHKARKGLKKADVIVANHSLLLADLHAGSGHILPAAEDCIYILDEAHQFPEVAREASAKQLMLNHALKELENLKLFDKELANILNPNAVAGSSLKLKEACAELNRCFNKLKDVANANKGSFDNSQHWRFALGNTPSAIINIASNYHKEANKLSNSLQHYAGVIQESVANNQMKSAQAEALLSRLSIMQSLSESWLEVLFSYANENNQKNYAFWFTRKEKEILLCSSPIEIGGLLQQLLWQDAFSVIAVSATLSALGNFSYYLNQIGLPKLATEQLIKLPSPFNYQQVVLAVPNNIAEPDHPEFANNVAHEIIKAQRNQGGILVLCNSYRLVDKVAEQLEKQKLNNLWIQGQLTNQQILAKHRQSRQQNQTSTILATIGFSEGIDLPGDLLTDLIIARLPFAVPTEPVMASHAELLESRNQNPFMLLTLPSASRKLVQSCGRLMRKESDSGRIVLLDSRLTTRRYGKQLLAALPPYKRSDH from the coding sequence ATGTTAACAGAAAAACACAAACAACGAATTCGCCATTGGTATAATACTCTTCAGGAGCAAAACCTAAAATTTGTTAAGAGGGCTGCACAAAGTGCTCTTATTGCGCAAATCGCCAAAACAATCGCTGGAGATATCAATCGAAAACAACGGGTGCTTTTAGCTGAAGCTGGCACAGGAACCGGAAAATCACTGGCGTATTTACTTGCCTCCATTCCTTTAGCTAAGGCAATGAACAAAAAAGTAGTCGTTTCAACCGCAACTGTTGCGCTACAACAGCAATTAATAGAAAGTGATTTACCCACGGTGCATAGAGCGGCACACGGCGAGTTTGAGTTTGCCTTAGCAAAAGGAAGGCAGCGTTATTGTTGCGCCCATAAACTAGTTGCAGCCACTAGCACCGATTTAGGTCTCACCCCAAAACAATTAGATCTCAGCAAAAGAATGGCGATTGCTTTGCAGCAAGGTAAATGGGATGGCGATAGAGATAGTTGGCCAGGGCAAGTACCTTGGCAAATTTGGCAACATGTTGTGGTTGATACACTAAGTTGCTCGATTCAATCGGCTAGGCATCGAAGTTGTCCTTTTCATAAAGCACGCAAAGGCTTAAAAAAAGCTGATGTTATTGTGGCAAACCATAGTTTGTTACTTGCAGATCTTCATGCAGGCAGTGGCCATATTCTCCCCGCCGCAGAGGATTGCATCTATATATTAGACGAAGCTCATCAGTTTCCTGAGGTAGCAAGAGAGGCTAGCGCTAAGCAACTAATGCTAAATCATGCACTAAAGGAGCTAGAGAACCTAAAGCTGTTCGACAAAGAATTAGCAAACATTCTAAACCCCAATGCTGTTGCTGGAAGCAGCTTAAAGTTAAAGGAAGCCTGCGCAGAACTAAACCGCTGCTTTAACAAACTTAAAGATGTTGCAAATGCCAATAAAGGATCTTTTGATAACAGTCAGCATTGGCGCTTCGCACTTGGAAACACACCCAGCGCGATCATTAACATTGCCAGTAACTACCATAAAGAAGCCAATAAGCTAAGTAATAGTTTGCAGCATTATGCTGGGGTTATCCAAGAGAGCGTAGCCAACAATCAAATGAAGTCTGCCCAGGCTGAAGCCTTACTGAGTAGATTAAGCATCATGCAAAGTTTATCTGAGTCTTGGCTGGAGGTATTGTTTAGTTATGCGAACGAAAACAACCAAAAAAACTATGCCTTTTGGTTTACCCGTAAAGAAAAGGAAATACTATTATGTAGTTCTCCCATTGAAATAGGTGGTTTACTGCAACAGTTGCTTTGGCAAGATGCTTTTTCTGTAATTGCAGTATCAGCAACACTCAGCGCTCTAGGCAACTTTTCCTATTACCTTAATCAAATTGGCTTACCTAAATTAGCGACGGAACAACTCATAAAACTGCCCTCTCCTTTTAACTACCAGCAAGTTGTTCTAGCGGTTCCAAACAATATCGCTGAACCCGACCACCCCGAGTTTGCCAATAATGTTGCCCACGAGATCATCAAAGCTCAGCGCAATCAAGGCGGCATATTGGTGCTTTGTAACTCTTATCGTTTAGTGGATAAAGTTGCAGAGCAATTAGAAAAGCAGAAACTAAATAACCTTTGGATTCAAGGTCAATTAACCAATCAGCAAATACTGGCAAAACATCGACAAAGCCGCCAACAAAATCAAACCAGCACTATTCTAGCAACTATCGGCTTTAGCGAAGGCATCGACTTACCCGGTGATCTATTAACCGACCTTATCATTGCTCGCCTTCCTTTTGCTGTTCCTACCGAGCCGGTAATGGCTAGCCATGCCGAACTGCTTGAAAGTCGTAACCAAAATCCGTTCATGTTGCTAACTTTACCTAGCGCCAGTAGAAAACTGGTACAGAGCTGCGGAAGACTAATGAGAAAAGAAAGTGATTCAGGTAGAATTGTGCTGCTCGATAGTCGACTCACTACTCGTCGATACGGCAAGCAACTATTAGCTGCATTACCACCTTATAAAAGAAGTGACCATTGA
- a CDS encoding TraR/DksA family transcriptional regulator, translated as MEFRDYQLQLMQQLEQLKSEIISFLTVSEKTSLKLTADKLQSLSNEELIDQALKLQYSELNVQLKQLKRVDAALCQIDLGLYGLCSDCEEEIELNRLQHDPSTQRCQRCSDKHRLFKRRESFAL; from the coding sequence GTGGAATTTAGGGATTATCAGTTGCAACTCATGCAGCAATTAGAGCAGTTAAAGTCTGAAATAATCTCGTTTTTAACTGTTTCAGAAAAAACCAGCTTAAAACTTACTGCAGACAAACTTCAGTCTTTAAGCAATGAAGAGCTCATAGATCAAGCTTTAAAATTGCAGTACTCAGAGCTAAATGTTCAACTCAAACAATTAAAAAGAGTTGATGCCGCACTTTGTCAAATTGACTTAGGCCTATATGGTTTATGTAGTGATTGTGAAGAAGAAATAGAGCTTAATCGTTTACAACACGATCCTAGCACTCAGCGTTGTCAACGCTGTAGTGATAAGCATCGTTTATTTAAGCGAAGAGAAAGCTTTGCGCTTTAA
- a CDS encoding porin, which yields MKKTILAVAIPALFAASAQAATVYDADGITAELYGRMQFDIKSTQNTKEEAGETVLIDGTGTDGVGSARFGFKAKSEIATGVYGLARGEWQIRAENSTEDAKQLSARHLYAGFEFDDAGTVVFGQTDTAFYQAVAATDIFNTYGYEAFAAIEDGRQEGQIVYNGEFGGFYVGASYQFRDDNFKNSIGNPDLGIPAKATDAKLAHSYAGTLGYNFDFGLAMYAGAHMQKFDEIPLTSGAIVSGDKKNYAFSASYSWEALYLAGAYVATDFEGAKLNGYDLVASYDINAISLYTGYAAQKEDGDLGDADTAKAFKLGAAYKFNSNMKAWAEYLNDGIDGQENLWTIAVQYNF from the coding sequence ATGAAAAAAACAATTCTAGCGGTAGCAATACCAGCTCTATTCGCAGCATCTGCACAAGCTGCAACTGTATATGACGCTGACGGCATAACTGCTGAACTTTATGGCCGTATGCAGTTTGATATCAAATCAACTCAAAATACTAAAGAAGAAGCCGGGGAAACTGTTCTTATTGACGGTACTGGAACTGATGGTGTGGGTAGTGCTCGTTTCGGTTTTAAAGCAAAATCAGAAATCGCTACCGGCGTTTATGGTTTAGCGCGTGGTGAGTGGCAAATCCGTGCTGAAAACAGCACTGAAGACGCTAAACAGCTTTCTGCTCGTCACTTATATGCAGGTTTTGAATTTGATGACGCAGGTACTGTAGTATTTGGTCAAACTGATACTGCGTTCTATCAAGCAGTTGCTGCAACTGATATCTTCAATACTTACGGTTATGAAGCTTTCGCAGCTATTGAAGATGGTCGTCAAGAAGGTCAAATCGTATATAACGGTGAGTTTGGTGGTTTCTACGTAGGTGCTTCTTACCAGTTCCGCGATGATAACTTTAAAAACAGCATTGGTAACCCTGATCTTGGTATTCCAGCTAAAGCGACTGATGCTAAGCTAGCACACTCTTACGCTGGTACTCTAGGTTATAACTTTGATTTTGGTTTAGCTATGTACGCTGGCGCGCACATGCAAAAATTTGACGAGATTCCACTTACTTCAGGTGCTATTGTAAGCGGTGACAAGAAAAACTACGCATTCTCTGCAAGCTATTCTTGGGAAGCTTTGTATTTAGCAGGTGCTTACGTAGCTACTGATTTTGAAGGTGCAAAACTAAACGGTTATGATCTAGTAGCTTCTTATGACATCAATGCTATTTCATTGTACACTGGCTACGCTGCACAGAAAGAAGATGGCGATTTGGGTGATGCTGATACTGCTAAAGCATTCAAACTTGGTGCAGCTTACAAGTTCAACAGCAACATGAAAGCATGGGCTGAGTACTTGAACGATGGTATCGATGGTCAAGAGAACCTTTGGACAATCGCTGTTCAATATAACTTCTAA
- a CDS encoding tRNA-dihydrouridine synthase, whose amino-acid sequence MRVVLAPMEGVADASMRQLLSSCGGYDWCVTEFIRVTDVALPDKVFYKYCPELHEKGLIDGHTPVRVQLLGQHPSPMAENALRAIELGSHGLDLNFGCPSNTVTGSCGGASMLKAPQSIFDVVSEVRKAVPKQHTVSAKIRLGWENKDDCFDIVQAVQEAGANELTIHARTKQDGYKAPAHWHYIKQVKQRFSIPIIANGEVWDRESYLQCKEASACDDVMIGRGALTIPNLAKVVRGEEEPLAWSAVIELLIRYSQHEITSEKAKYYQSRVKQWLRYLSGYYTEADDLFRNIRVLKDTNSIVKQIRLQQCKD is encoded by the coding sequence ATGCGCGTAGTATTAGCCCCTATGGAAGGTGTTGCAGACGCTTCCATGCGTCAGCTTTTATCCAGTTGCGGTGGCTACGACTGGTGCGTAACAGAATTTATTCGCGTAACCGATGTAGCCCTACCCGATAAAGTATTTTACAAATATTGCCCTGAGCTACATGAGAAAGGATTGATAGATGGGCACACTCCTGTAAGGGTCCAGCTTTTAGGCCAGCACCCAAGTCCTATGGCCGAAAATGCGCTAAGAGCTATCGAACTTGGATCGCATGGATTAGATCTAAACTTTGGTTGCCCCAGTAATACCGTCACTGGGAGCTGCGGTGGTGCCTCTATGCTAAAAGCCCCTCAGTCGATCTTTGATGTGGTCAGTGAAGTAAGAAAAGCAGTACCCAAACAACATACAGTGTCCGCTAAAATACGCTTAGGCTGGGAAAACAAAGACGACTGCTTTGATATTGTACAAGCCGTACAAGAAGCAGGCGCCAATGAACTCACCATTCACGCCAGAACCAAACAGGACGGCTACAAAGCACCCGCGCATTGGCACTACATTAAACAAGTAAAACAGCGCTTCTCTATTCCAATTATTGCTAATGGCGAAGTGTGGGATAGAGAAAGCTACTTACAGTGTAAAGAAGCCAGTGCCTGTGATGACGTAATGATTGGCCGCGGTGCGCTTACTATTCCAAACCTCGCTAAAGTAGTACGAGGTGAAGAAGAGCCATTAGCTTGGTCTGCAGTAATTGAGCTGCTAATTCGCTACTCTCAGCACGAAATCACCAGTGAAAAAGCCAAGTACTACCAAAGCCGGGTGAAACAGTGGTTAAGATACCTTTCTGGCTACTACACCGAAGCCGACGATCTCTTTCGCAACATCAGAGTATTAAAAGATACCAATTCTATTGTGAAGCAAATCCGCTTACAGCAATGCAAAGATTGA
- the rsmS gene encoding pleiotropic regulatory protein RsmS, whose product MSLNTAPKHIQLAVDLIQLLEENHIEPELALKALEIVTNDCQQKIAKQSKLED is encoded by the coding sequence ATGTCTCTAAACACTGCTCCAAAACATATCCAACTTGCTGTTGATCTGATTCAATTACTCGAAGAAAACCACATTGAGCCAGAGCTTGCTCTTAAAGCTTTAGAAATAGTCACTAATGATTGCCAACAAAAAATTGCCAAACAATCAAAGCTTGAAGACTAA
- a CDS encoding porin, whose translation MKKTILAIAIPTLFTAGATNAQEIYNDGENTFSIGGRLNLMVESANKDGDRDLRSENNSSRINLNFSRKMSENVTARATMEYGLDNPSGNSDSPFFNRLGFIAVDHADFGSISYGKQWSTYYTITGVTDVFWVYGGTAMGIYDKGDAAGTARANDALQYNGSFGGVNLSGQYQFKDEGEGRKDSYAGAVSYDFDFGLNVGVTYHQMNRTDEEKVAVDNNGDAKLTALAASYNQGPIYAAVTYGEFKNQVEFDGATGVSDKATGHEGVFAYTLDMGLQLYTGWNYQEDKNSDADLKTALVGAMYDWNNVLLYTEYQDETTKSTSGNKTDDNRLAVGVRYNF comes from the coding sequence TTGAAAAAGACTATTCTAGCAATCGCAATTCCAACATTATTCACAGCGGGCGCAACTAACGCCCAAGAAATTTATAACGATGGTGAGAACACCTTTTCTATTGGTGGTCGTCTTAACCTTATGGTTGAGTCTGCTAACAAAGATGGTGATCGTGACCTTCGCTCTGAAAACAACTCTTCACGTATTAACCTAAACTTCTCTCGTAAAATGAGCGAAAACGTTACTGCTCGCGCAACTATGGAGTATGGTTTAGATAACCCAAGTGGTAACAGTGACTCTCCTTTCTTCAACCGTTTAGGTTTCATTGCAGTTGACCATGCTGATTTTGGTTCTATTTCTTACGGTAAGCAATGGTCGACTTATTACACTATTACTGGCGTAACCGATGTATTTTGGGTTTATGGTGGTACCGCAATGGGTATTTACGATAAGGGTGATGCAGCAGGTACTGCTCGTGCCAACGATGCGCTTCAATACAACGGTAGCTTTGGCGGCGTTAACTTAAGCGGTCAATACCAGTTTAAAGATGAAGGCGAAGGTCGTAAAGACAGCTACGCTGGTGCAGTGTCTTACGATTTCGATTTCGGTCTAAACGTTGGTGTTACGTACCACCAAATGAACCGCACAGATGAAGAAAAAGTTGCAGTAGATAACAATGGCGATGCTAAGCTTACTGCATTGGCGGCCAGCTACAATCAAGGTCCAATCTACGCTGCCGTTACGTATGGTGAATTTAAAAACCAGGTAGAATTTGATGGCGCTACTGGTGTTTCTGATAAAGCGACCGGCCATGAAGGTGTATTTGCTTACACGCTAGACATGGGTCTTCAACTTTACACTGGTTGGAACTACCAAGAAGACAAGAACTCTGATGCAGACTTAAAAACGGCTTTAGTAGGTGCAATGTACGATTGGAACAACGTTCTTTTGTACACTGAGTACCAAGATGAGACCACTAAGTCGACTTCTGGTAACAAAACTGACGACAACCGCTTAGCTGTGGGTGTACGTTACAACTTCTAA